In Mangifera indica cultivar Alphonso chromosome 1, CATAS_Mindica_2.1, whole genome shotgun sequence, a single genomic region encodes these proteins:
- the LOC123213268 gene encoding dnaJ protein P58IPK homolog isoform X1 — protein MNLLSFCCVMDVMAWRGTFFTVFILHFVFACQFLLLQPLVSALDGKPGNAAELFERVSQSIKVKHYIEALNDLNAAIEADPTLSEAYYHRGAVLRQLCRYEESEKNYRKFLELKPGDSVAEKDLSQLLQAKSSLDTAFKLFDSGDYTKPLEYVDKVVLVFSPACTKAKFLKVKLLLAAKDYSTAISETGYILKEDENNLEALLLRGRAYYYLADHDVAQRHYQKGLRSDPEHSELKKAYFGLKNLLKKTKSAEDNVNKGKLRLAVEDYNAALALDPNHTAHNVHLHLGLCKVLVKLGRGKDALSSCNDALDIDGDLLEALVQRGEAKLLTEDWEGAVADFKSAAQQSPQDMNIREALMRAEKALKMSKRKDWYKILGVSKTASISEIKRAYKKLALQWHPDKNVNNREEAEAKFQEIAAAYEVLGDEEKRTRYDRGEDIEDMGMGGGGGGFNFGGGGQQFTFHFEGGFPGGGFPGGFEFNF, from the exons ATGAATCTCTTAAGTTTCTGTTGTGTTATGGATGTCATGGCATGGAGAGGCACGTTTTTTACagtatttattcttcattttgtGTTCGCTTGCCAGTTTCTCTTGTTGCAGCCGCTTGTTTCAGCTTTGG ATGGGAAACCTGGAAATGCTGCTGAGTTGTTTGAAAGAGTTTCGCAAAGTATAAAGGTGAAACATTACATTGAAGCACTAAACGATCTTAATGCTGCTATTGAGGCAGATCCTACTCTTTCAGAAGCATATTATCATCGTGGAGCTGTCCTGCGCCAGTTATGCAG ATATGAGGAATCTGAGAAGAACTACAGAAAGTTTCTAGAGTTGAAACCAGGGGACTCAGTTGCAGAAAAGGATCTTTCTCAATTGCTTCAGGCTAAGAGCTCTTTGGATACAGCTTTTAAGCTTTTTGACTCAGGCGACTACACAAAACCCTTGGAATACGTTGATAAAGTTGTTCTTGTTTTTTCACCAGCTTGCACTAAG GCTAAATTCCTTAAAGTGAAGTTGTTGTTGGCAGCTAAAGACTATTCTACTGCCATTTCTGAAACTGGATATATTCTCAAGGAAGATGAGAATAACCTAGAAGCATTGTTGCTCCGTGGACGTGCGTACTACTATTTAGCAGATCATGATGTTGCTCAAAG GCATTATCAGAAAGGACTTCGCTCAGATCCAGAGCATAGTGAACTTAAGAAAGCATATTTTGGATTGAAAAATTTGCTTAAGAAGACAAAAAGT GCAGAAGATAATGTAAATAAGGGTAAGCTGCGCCTCGCAGTGGAGGACTACAATGCAGCTCTTGCGTTGGACCCTAATCATACTGCACATAATGTACATCTTCATCTTGGTCTGTGCAAGGTCTTGGTCAAGCTTGGCAGGGGGAAGGACGCTTTAAGTAGTTGCAATGACGCACTTGACATTGATGGGGATCTTCTTGAAGCCTTAGTTCAG AGGGGTGAAGCTAAACTTTTAACTGAGGACTGGGAAGGAGCAGTTGCAGATTTCAAATCAGCTGCTCAACAATCACCTCAG GATATGAATATTCGGGAAGCATTGATGAGGGCTGAGAAAGCTCTTAAGATGAGCAAACGCAAGGATTGGTACAAGATTTTGGGAGTTTCAAAGACTGCATCCATATCCGAGATCAAGCGTGCCTACAAGAAGCTTGCTCTCCAGTGGCACCCAGATAAGAATGTTAATAACAGAGAAGAAGCGGAGGCCAAATTCCAAGAAATTGCTGCAGCATATGAG GTTCTTGGAGACGAAGAAAAGCGAACAAGATATGATAGAGGGGAAGACATTGAAGATATGGGAATGGGAGGAGGTGGCGGTGGCTTCAACTTTGGTGGTGGAGGGCAGCAATTCACTTTTCATTTTGAAGGAGGCTTTCCTGGTGGTGGCTTCCCTGGTGgctttgaatttaatttttaa
- the LOC123213268 gene encoding dnaJ protein P58IPK homolog isoform X2 gives MNLLSFCCVMDVMAWRDGKPGNAAELFERVSQSIKVKHYIEALNDLNAAIEADPTLSEAYYHRGAVLRQLCRYEESEKNYRKFLELKPGDSVAEKDLSQLLQAKSSLDTAFKLFDSGDYTKPLEYVDKVVLVFSPACTKAKFLKVKLLLAAKDYSTAISETGYILKEDENNLEALLLRGRAYYYLADHDVAQRHYQKGLRSDPEHSELKKAYFGLKNLLKKTKSAEDNVNKGKLRLAVEDYNAALALDPNHTAHNVHLHLGLCKVLVKLGRGKDALSSCNDALDIDGDLLEALVQRGEAKLLTEDWEGAVADFKSAAQQSPQDMNIREALMRAEKALKMSKRKDWYKILGVSKTASISEIKRAYKKLALQWHPDKNVNNREEAEAKFQEIAAAYEVLGDEEKRTRYDRGEDIEDMGMGGGGGGFNFGGGGQQFTFHFEGGFPGGGFPGGFEFNF, from the exons ATGAATCTCTTAAGTTTCTGTTGTGTTATGGATGTCATGGCATGGAGAG ATGGGAAACCTGGAAATGCTGCTGAGTTGTTTGAAAGAGTTTCGCAAAGTATAAAGGTGAAACATTACATTGAAGCACTAAACGATCTTAATGCTGCTATTGAGGCAGATCCTACTCTTTCAGAAGCATATTATCATCGTGGAGCTGTCCTGCGCCAGTTATGCAG ATATGAGGAATCTGAGAAGAACTACAGAAAGTTTCTAGAGTTGAAACCAGGGGACTCAGTTGCAGAAAAGGATCTTTCTCAATTGCTTCAGGCTAAGAGCTCTTTGGATACAGCTTTTAAGCTTTTTGACTCAGGCGACTACACAAAACCCTTGGAATACGTTGATAAAGTTGTTCTTGTTTTTTCACCAGCTTGCACTAAG GCTAAATTCCTTAAAGTGAAGTTGTTGTTGGCAGCTAAAGACTATTCTACTGCCATTTCTGAAACTGGATATATTCTCAAGGAAGATGAGAATAACCTAGAAGCATTGTTGCTCCGTGGACGTGCGTACTACTATTTAGCAGATCATGATGTTGCTCAAAG GCATTATCAGAAAGGACTTCGCTCAGATCCAGAGCATAGTGAACTTAAGAAAGCATATTTTGGATTGAAAAATTTGCTTAAGAAGACAAAAAGT GCAGAAGATAATGTAAATAAGGGTAAGCTGCGCCTCGCAGTGGAGGACTACAATGCAGCTCTTGCGTTGGACCCTAATCATACTGCACATAATGTACATCTTCATCTTGGTCTGTGCAAGGTCTTGGTCAAGCTTGGCAGGGGGAAGGACGCTTTAAGTAGTTGCAATGACGCACTTGACATTGATGGGGATCTTCTTGAAGCCTTAGTTCAG AGGGGTGAAGCTAAACTTTTAACTGAGGACTGGGAAGGAGCAGTTGCAGATTTCAAATCAGCTGCTCAACAATCACCTCAG GATATGAATATTCGGGAAGCATTGATGAGGGCTGAGAAAGCTCTTAAGATGAGCAAACGCAAGGATTGGTACAAGATTTTGGGAGTTTCAAAGACTGCATCCATATCCGAGATCAAGCGTGCCTACAAGAAGCTTGCTCTCCAGTGGCACCCAGATAAGAATGTTAATAACAGAGAAGAAGCGGAGGCCAAATTCCAAGAAATTGCTGCAGCATATGAG GTTCTTGGAGACGAAGAAAAGCGAACAAGATATGATAGAGGGGAAGACATTGAAGATATGGGAATGGGAGGAGGTGGCGGTGGCTTCAACTTTGGTGGTGGAGGGCAGCAATTCACTTTTCATTTTGAAGGAGGCTTTCCTGGTGGTGGCTTCCCTGGTGgctttgaatttaatttttaa
- the LOC123213268 gene encoding dnaJ protein P58IPK homolog B isoform X3, producing the protein MQALFQCRYEESEKNYRKFLELKPGDSVAEKDLSQLLQAKSSLDTAFKLFDSGDYTKPLEYVDKVVLVFSPACTKAKFLKVKLLLAAKDYSTAISETGYILKEDENNLEALLLRGRAYYYLADHDVAQRHYQKGLRSDPEHSELKKAYFGLKNLLKKTKSAEDNVNKGKLRLAVEDYNAALALDPNHTAHNVHLHLGLCKVLVKLGRGKDALSSCNDALDIDGDLLEALVQRGEAKLLTEDWEGAVADFKSAAQQSPQDMNIREALMRAEKALKMSKRKDWYKILGVSKTASISEIKRAYKKLALQWHPDKNVNNREEAEAKFQEIAAAYEVLGDEEKRTRYDRGEDIEDMGMGGGGGGFNFGGGGQQFTFHFEGGFPGGGFPGGFEFNF; encoded by the exons ATGCAG GCACTTTTTCAATGTAGATATGAGGAATCTGAGAAGAACTACAGAAAGTTTCTAGAGTTGAAACCAGGGGACTCAGTTGCAGAAAAGGATCTTTCTCAATTGCTTCAGGCTAAGAGCTCTTTGGATACAGCTTTTAAGCTTTTTGACTCAGGCGACTACACAAAACCCTTGGAATACGTTGATAAAGTTGTTCTTGTTTTTTCACCAGCTTGCACTAAG GCTAAATTCCTTAAAGTGAAGTTGTTGTTGGCAGCTAAAGACTATTCTACTGCCATTTCTGAAACTGGATATATTCTCAAGGAAGATGAGAATAACCTAGAAGCATTGTTGCTCCGTGGACGTGCGTACTACTATTTAGCAGATCATGATGTTGCTCAAAG GCATTATCAGAAAGGACTTCGCTCAGATCCAGAGCATAGTGAACTTAAGAAAGCATATTTTGGATTGAAAAATTTGCTTAAGAAGACAAAAAGT GCAGAAGATAATGTAAATAAGGGTAAGCTGCGCCTCGCAGTGGAGGACTACAATGCAGCTCTTGCGTTGGACCCTAATCATACTGCACATAATGTACATCTTCATCTTGGTCTGTGCAAGGTCTTGGTCAAGCTTGGCAGGGGGAAGGACGCTTTAAGTAGTTGCAATGACGCACTTGACATTGATGGGGATCTTCTTGAAGCCTTAGTTCAG AGGGGTGAAGCTAAACTTTTAACTGAGGACTGGGAAGGAGCAGTTGCAGATTTCAAATCAGCTGCTCAACAATCACCTCAG GATATGAATATTCGGGAAGCATTGATGAGGGCTGAGAAAGCTCTTAAGATGAGCAAACGCAAGGATTGGTACAAGATTTTGGGAGTTTCAAAGACTGCATCCATATCCGAGATCAAGCGTGCCTACAAGAAGCTTGCTCTCCAGTGGCACCCAGATAAGAATGTTAATAACAGAGAAGAAGCGGAGGCCAAATTCCAAGAAATTGCTGCAGCATATGAG GTTCTTGGAGACGAAGAAAAGCGAACAAGATATGATAGAGGGGAAGACATTGAAGATATGGGAATGGGAGGAGGTGGCGGTGGCTTCAACTTTGGTGGTGGAGGGCAGCAATTCACTTTTCATTTTGAAGGAGGCTTTCCTGGTGGTGGCTTCCCTGGTGgctttgaatttaatttttaa
- the LOC123211941 gene encoding fasciclin-like arabinogalactan protein 11 — translation MTSLLSFSFFLLFMFFLHCRKTSAQAPPASGPPNITAILEKGGQFTMFIRLLESTQQDDQINTQLNNTNQGLTVFAPADNAFSSLKSGTINSLSDQEKVRLVQFHVLPTLMTMSQFQTASNPLRTQAGNSDAGEYPLNVTTAGNQVNLTTGVDDATVANSVFSSANLAVYQVDKVLLPLDIFGTSASPAPAPSKPEKELPADTPKGSSADATKVDTSAAALSLNHRALTVVSLGVTIFAAVAFRP, via the coding sequence ATGACGAGCCTGCTTTCTTTCTCATTCTTTCTTCTGTTTATGTTCTTCCTTCATTGCAGAAAAACTTCTGCTCAAGCGCCACCAGCATCAGGTCCCCCCAACATTACAGCAATCCTTGAAAAGGGTGGTCAATTTACTATGTTTATTCGGCTGCTGGAAAGCACACAACAAGACGATCAAATCAACACACAGCTAAACAACACAAACCAGGGCCTCACAGTGTTTGCGCCCGCTGATAACGCCTTTTCGAGTCTCAAATCAGGCACAATCAACTCACTTAGCGACCAAGAAAAGGTCAGGCTAGTACAATTCCATGTTCTCCCAACTTTGATGACCATGTCACAGTTCCAAACTGCGAGCAACCCGCTGCGTACACAGGCGGGGAACAGCGACGCCGGCGAGTACCCTCTCAATGTCACAACTGCAGGGAATCAAGTGAACTTAACTACAGGAGTTGATGATGCAACTGTGGCTAACAGTGTGTTTTCTAGCGCCAATTTAGCCGTGTATCAGGTTGACAAGGTGCTCCTTCCATTGGATATTTTCGGGACTAGTGCTTCGCCGGCTCCTGCACCTTCGAAGCCGGAGAAGGAGCTTCCGGCAGATACTCCGAAAGGGTCTTCCGCTGATGCCACCAAAGTCGATACTTCTGCAGCTGCATTAAGTTTGAATCATCGTGCACTAACAGTTGTATCCTTAGGAGTTACAATTTTTGCAGCGGTTGCTTTCAGGCCATGA